One window of the Brettanomyces bruxellensis chromosome 1, complete sequence genome contains the following:
- a CDS encoding uncharacterized protein (BUSCO:EOG09264IV9) produces MSSGKKLLLMGRSGSGKSSMRSIIFSNYSAFDTRRLGATIDVEHSNLRFLNNMTLNLWDCGGQDIFMDNFLSGDSSGSRNGSTGANSSNNVFNKCEVLIYLFDVESKEVQKDIETFKRVLGNLKKYSPEVKIFILIHKMDLIQINKRQELFDLMFNKLKAIAQKEYGFAIEGFATSIWDESLYKAWSSIVCSLIPNISLYEQYLAKLNRIMNAREIILFEKTTFLVISSTNRYSSSLAENREEAKELLKADDLDPKRFEKISNIIKTYKQSVNKIRTNFSNLVLHGRNSSIFLDVLTSNTYIMVIMDNNNSNHGSGPMGVQYQLEDENLVLEDIKIARDLFEKIEDKK; encoded by the coding sequence ATGTCATCAGGAAAGAAGCTTTTGTTAATGGGTAGATCTGGTTCGGGAAAGTCATCGATGAGATCTAtcatcttttccaattaTTCAGCCTTTGATACGAGGCGATTGGGTGCAACCATTGATGTAGAACATTCGAACTTGAGATTTCTCAATAATATGACTTTGAATCTTTGGGATTGCGGTGGACAGGATATATTTATGGATAACTTTTTAAGTGGAGATTCCTCGGGATCCAGAAATGGAAGCACAGGAGCCAATTCATCCAACAACGTGTTTAACAAATGTGAAGTGCTCATATATTTGTTTGATGTTGAAAGTAAAGAGGTGCAAAAGGACATAGAGACGTTTAAGCGAGTACTAGGTAACTTGAAGAAGTATTCACCAGAAGTTAAGATATTCATTCTTATCCATAAGATGGACCTTATCCAGATAAATAAGAGGCAGGAGTTGTTTGACTTGATGTTCAACAAACTTAAGGCGATTGCACAGAAGGAATATGGATTTGCTATTGAGGGTTTCGCTACGTCTATTTGGGATGAGAGTTTGTATAAAGCCTGGTCGTCTATTGTTTGCTCGCTTATCCCGAACATTTCTCTTTATGAGCAGTACTTAGCAAAGTTGAATCGTATCATGAATGCACGTGAAATAATTCTGTTTGAGAAAACTACTTTTCTTGTGATTTCATCGACCAACCGATACTCAAGCTCATTGGCCGAAAATAGAGAGGAGGCAAAGGAATTACTTAAAGCTGATGACTTGGATCCAAAGCgatttgaaaagatatcAAACATCATAAAAACATACAAGCAAAGTGTCAATAAAATCAGAACGAATTTCAGCAATCTGGTTCTTCACGGAAGAAActcatccatttttttaGACGTTCTTACATcaaatacatatataaTGGTTATTATGGATAATAACAACAGCAATCACGGTTCTGGGCCGATGGGTGTTCAATACCAGCTGGAGGATGAAAATCTTGTTCTTGAGGATATAAAGATTGCAAGGGATTTGTTTGAGAAgattgaagataagaaataG
- a CDS encoding uncharacterized protein (MEROPS:MER0033254) encodes MCGILLHYSATDDFSANKFKLTDGETSKYRNLILDVNYQIESSGIISPTFANIAPKVYDRGTDFCSYKALKHVEMFSSVLSLRHPLTRQPYTEKKSRFILQFNGELYNEEIQPEENDVQFAHKLLQENDGDVIKTVHYLDGEFAYCITDVEDHKIYFGKDVLGRKSLLYGLSEDNSELYVTSCLPDNASLLKQYTFHECKPAVVYVYDTKLKHLSEIEQQSLSEDNFHVNADWESNTSRTEEQVNNILDSLQNSLEESIRKRIFTVFPVQKAKANYAILFSGGIDCTLLAAFCALLSIKSDLSPKIDLLNVSFSNLRAGTDPSQTPDRKLAVKSWKHLQAKYASVQFNLIGINITYETYLEHKARITNLMYPKDTVMDLSIAAAFYFASSGYGNIVNPDGSRTSYTSDCKVLLSGLGADELFGGYTRHERVFTGISNQRKRNLKNKPQKDTTHYDVEKDLVPKLRDELQHDLSNLYIRNMARDDRVISCWSKEVRYPYLDMQFVRFSSEKVPLDLKLHYDNASGEITRKYALRLLALKIGLDWVAGEPKRAVQFGARSAKMEMGSSHVKGTDKA; translated from the coding sequence ATGTGTGGTATCTTACTTCATTATTCAGCAACAGACGACTTCTCAGCGAATAAATTCAAGTTAACAGATGGTGAAACATCCAAATATCGAAATTTAATACTTGATGTCAACTACCAAATCGAATCATCTGGAATAATATCCCCTACTTTTGCGAACATTGCACCAAAGGTATATGACAGAGGCACTGATTTTTGTTCTTATAAGGCTTTGAAGCATGTTGAAATGTTCTCATCCGTTCTTTCATTGAGGCACCCGCTCACTAGGCAACCGTACaccgaaaagaaaagcaggtTTATTCTACAGTTTAACGGAGAGCTATATAATGAAGAGATCCAACCAGAGGAGAACGATGTTCAATTTGCCCATAAGCTTCTACAGGAAAATGATGGTGATGTGATAAAGACTGTGCATTATCTAGATGGAGAATTTGCATATTGTATTACTGATGTTGAGGACCACAAGATATATTTCGGAAAAGATGTTTTAGGACGAAAATCTCTACTATATGGACTTTCAGAAGATAACAGTGAGCTCTATGTGACCAGTTGCCTGCCAGACAATGCTAGCCTTTTGAAGCAGTACACTTTTCATGAATGTAAGCCTGCTGTTGTGTATGTATACGACACGAAATTGAAGCATTTATCCGAAATCGAGCAGCAGTCTTTATCCGAGGACAATTTTCATGTCAATGCAGATTGGGAAAGTAACACCAGCCGTACAGAAGAGCAAGTTAATAACATTTTGGACTCGCTTCAAAATTCACTTGAAGAGTCCATCCgcaaaagaatatttaCCGTCTTCCCTGTTCAAAAGGCAAAAGCCAATTATGCCATACTATTTAGTGGGGGAATAGATTGTACATTATTGGCTGCATTCTGTGCACTGCTTTCCATAAAAAGCGATCTCAGCCCTAAAATTGATTTGCTTAACGTCTCTTTTTCGAATTTACGAGCAGGAACAGATCCATCGCAAACACCTGACAGGAAACTTGCAGTGAAAAGCTGGAAACATCTTCAAGCAAAGTACGCATCGGTCCAATTTAACCTGATCGGGATAAATATTACATATGAAACCTATCTAGAGCACAAGGCCAGGATTACCAATCTTATGTATCCCAAAGACACTGTGATGGATTTGTCAATTGCCGCTGCTTTTTACTTTGCATCTAGCGGTTATGGAAATATCGTCAACCCTGATGGATCTAGAACATCATACACTAGCGATTGTAAGGTTCTCCTAAGTGGATTAGGAGCAGATGAGCTATTTGGCGGCTATACGCGCCATGAAAGAGTTTTCACCGGGATATCGAATCAGcgaaaaagaaacttgaAAAACAAGCCGCAAAAAGACACCACACATTATGATGTAGAAAAGGATTTGGTACCTAAATTGAGGGATGAGCTTCAGCATGATCTTTCTAATTTATATATCCGGAACATGGCTCGGGATGATAGAGTCATATCTTGCTGGTCGAAAGAAGTTAGATATCCATACTTGGACATGCAGTTTGTTCGTTTCTCTAGTGAAAAGGTTCCACTCGATTTGAAGTTACACTATGATAATGCATCTGGTGAGATTACCCGAAAATATGCACTCAGACTGCTCGCTTTAAAAATCGGCCTTGATTGGGTTGCAGGAGAACCAAAAAGAGCCGTTCAGTTTGGTGCAAGAAGTGCCAAAATGGAGATGGGCTCAAGTCATGTGAAGGGGACAGATAAAGCATGA
- a CDS encoding uncharacterized protein (BUSCO:EOG092643QM), protein MEMDEHTFAIWASTILLFGTVIALRLITVLPGISRNPLLLSTHKHKAPEKESIAKEENEKTTKTNPVNKQHKPIKLLILLGSGGHTGEMIRILKQFHRLSTFKRHYIISSGDSTSIENITKFEALKSNKEKEKAESTSYSKAIKYTKLPRARNIGEGKLLATFHTIYSFAITVLTFCTLSRGEYPDLFLCNGPGTAIPVAYTLFAMKFLGLCKTKIVYVESLARVQQLSLTGLLILPISDRVVVQWKPLARRYRRCEYYGILV, encoded by the coding sequence ATGGAGATGGATGAGCACACATTTGCAATATGGGCTTCGACAATACTACTTTTCGGAACTGTGATTGCTCTTAGGCTAATTACAGTTCTTCCGGGCATTAGTCGAAACCCGCTTCTGTTAAGCACACATAAACATAAAGCTCCTGAGAAAGAATCTATAgccaaagaggaaaatgagaagaCGACAAAGACCAATCCTGTAAATAAACAGCATAAACCGATCAAGTTATTGATTCTCCTTGGATCAGGTGGACATACAGGTGAGATGATCCGAATCTTGAAGCAGTTCCATCGGCTGTCTACCTTTAAACGGCATTATATAATCTCAAGCGGTGACTCGACGTCGATAGAGAATATCACTAAATTTGAGGCATTAAAATcgaataaagaaaaagagaaggcaGAGTCTACAAGTTATAGCAAAGCTATTAAGTATACAAAACTTCCGAGAGCCAGAAATATAGGCGAGGGGAAATTACTCGCTACTTTTCACACTATATACTCGTTTGCGATTACAGTATTAACATTTTGCACATTGAGCCGTGGAGAGTATCCAGACTTGTTTCTCTGCAACGGTCCTGGTACGGCGATACCTGTCGCGTACACTCTTTTTGCAATGAAGTTTCTTGGCCTGtgcaaaacaaaaatcGTCTATGTAGAGTCTTTGGCTAGAGTTCAACAGCTCAGTCTCACTGGGTTGCTTATTCTACCGATAAGTGACCGAGTTGTCGTTCAGTGGAAGCCGTTGGCCAGGAGATACCGCCGGTGTGAATACTATGGGATTTTGGTTTAG
- a CDS encoding uncharacterized protein (SECRETED:SignalP(1-19)), whose amino-acid sequence MKLSTSILSSLFFAALACADGEFNVLSFNVAGLPEILQSNGESLDKTTATTQIGKKFSELRDQLDVIHVQEDFNYHATLYKYDDHPYRTATSGGVPFGSGLNTLSNYNWEDFSRTKWNKCSDASEYDCWTPKGFTHMRMELESGVYISMINLHADAGTEDGDETARDSNIQQVADYIDSWATDEAVIVFGDTNSRYTRTDDNISVFSSQNGLTDAWVKLIRNGVAPSKGADAIMCSNPSTTNNCEVVDKVFYRSSKFVTLDATAFNYVGSDFEYDNDTLSDHNPILVNFTYTVSDDFRTSELTGGNYGEVFFNDINSLTDGSHPTKLSFRGAKRLDNVGLTLSSGTVLSHGGSGGDLSELTLADGEYWTKATLCTGTKSGTLRNFYISATTSKGNALSAGSKTSDCTSYEAPSGYQIGGFYGQSGDNVDQLGFIYIKT is encoded by the coding sequence ATGAAACTTTCAACATCGATTCTCAGCAGCCTATTTTTCGCGGCCTTGGCATGTGCAGACGGTGAATTCAACGTTTTATCGTTTAACGTTGCGGGATTACCGGAAATCTTGCAGAGTAACGGCGAGTCTTTGGACAAGACAACTGCTACCACGCAAATCGGTAAAAAATTCAGCGAGTTGCGTGACCAATTGGACGTGATTCATGTTCAGGAGGATTTCAACTACCATGCAACCCTCTACAAGTATGATGATCATCCATACAGAACCGCTACTTCCGGCGGTGTACCATTTGGATCTGGTTTGAACACCCTTTCGAACTACAACTGGGAGGATTTCTCCAGAACCAAGTGGAATAAGTGCTCTGATGCATCTGAGTACGATTGTTGGACACCAAAAGGGTTCACGCACATGCGTATGGAGCTGGAATCTGGTGTTTACATCAGCATGATCAACTTGCATGCCGATGCAGGTACCGAAGACGGTGATGAGACTGCAAGAGACTCCAATATTCAGCAGGTGGCTGATTATATCGATTCCTGGGCCACAGACGAGGCTGTGATTGTCTTTGGAGACACAAATTCACGTTACACGAGAACTGACGACAACATTTCTGTGTTCAGCAGTCAAAATGGACTAACTGATGCCTGGGTGAAATTAATTCGCAACGGTGTTGCTCCATCAAAAGGAGCCGATGCAATTATGTGCAGCAATCCTTCAACGACAAACAATTGCGAGGTTGTCGACAAGGTGTTCTACAGATCGTCAAAGTTCGTCACTTTGGATGCGACGGCGTTCAATTACGTGGGGTCTGATTTCGAGTATGACAATGACACACTTTCGGACCACAATCCAATTCTTGTGAATTTCACATACACGGTTTCGGACGATTTCCGGACCTCTGAGCTCACCGGTGGCAACTATGGTGAAGTTTTCTTTAATGACATTAACAGCTTAACTGATGGATCGCATCCTACAAAGCTTTCGTTCAGAGGTGCCAAGCGGTTGGATAATGTTGGTCTTACTTTGAGCAGTGGTACTGTTTTGTCGCACGGTGGATCCGGGGGAGATTTGAGTGAGCTTACATTGGCTGACGGCGAGTACTGGACTAAAGCCACTTTGTGCACGGGAACAAAGAGTGGCACTTTGAGAAACTTCTATATTAGTGCAACAACTTCGAAAGGCAATGCTTTATCTGCCGGCTCGAAGACCTCGGACTGTACTTCGTATGAGGCACCGAGCGGATATCAGATTGGTGGATTTTATGGCCAGTCTGGCGACAATGTTGACCAATTAGGTTTCATCTACATCAAGACCTAA
- a CDS encoding uncharacterized protein (BUSCO:EOG09263BDA), which yields MSYNEDTTPAVCEKCLGDNPYVEMTRERNGARCKTCTRPFTVFSWTPKRSGRPKKTVICLTCARARNCCQSCMLDLSLGIDLQTRDQLLKMAGGAGTDALPDAIVHDARNVVSRIYNANQLDRKFKREDESGSIMSSGERAKLLLAKISELTDGKKREEQNKTEKKTRKTQKQDKRGAKLNKKELLHLCKGLPFKSGLQQPPKNGDIRSFFLFGVNDHVANYDIEEYFDALNKQGDSRQKIVESVFLNTRARFGYVRFSSREVANKMANEVFKRYASVRREPIDNEYKKPCVIVVRNDVPIRVCWATGTANTGSEYTKKELYAISSVVRMQMVKLAREDEKPGKRKIAEVDKKAESGVKKVKKHRTSKKKGEGMVYKTLSSSFEL from the coding sequence ATGTCATATAACGAGGATACAACACCGGCAGTGTGTGAAAAATGCCTTGGGGATAATCCGTATGTGGAAATGACCAGAGAAAGAAACGGAGCACGCTGTAAAACTTGCACTCGGCCTTTTACAGTATTTAGTTGGACCCCAAAAAGAAGTGGGAGGCCGAAAAAAACAGTTATATGTTTAACGTGTGCAAGAGCAAGAAACTGCTGTCAGAGCTGTATGCTTGATCTTAGTTTGGGAATCGATTTGCAGACAAGAGACCAGCTTCTGAAAATGGCAGGCGGTGCTGGCACAGACGCCTTGCCTGATGCGATTGTTCATGATGCAAGAAATGTGGTTTCTCGAATTTACAATGCGAACCAGTTAGATCGAAAGTTCAAGCGTGAAGACGAGAGTGGTTCTATTATGAGTTCTGGAGAACGTGCGAAGCTTTTATTGGCAAAAATATCAGAGCTTACGGATGGTAAAAAGCGGGAAGAACAAAATAAGACTGAGAAAAAAACGAGGAAAACTCAAAAGCAGGATAAGAGAGGAGCCaagttgaataaaaaagagtTGCTACATTTGTGCAAGGGTCTGCCGTTCAAAAGTGGCCTACAACAACCTCCAAAAAATGGTGATATCCGATCGTTCTTCCTATTTGGGGTGAACGACCATGTGGCGAACTACGATATTGAAGAATACTTCGATGCATTGAACAAGCAAGGTGATTCCAGACAAAAGATTGTCGAATCTGTTTTCTTAAACACAAGGGCAAGGTTTGGATATGTGAGGTTTTCTAGTCGTGAGGTTGCTAATAAAATGGCAAATGAggttttcaaaagataCGCATCCGTTCGGAGAGAGCCGATAGATAATGAATACAAGAAGCCATGCGTCATTGTGGTACGTAATGATGTGCCTATCCGAGTTTGCTGGGCAACGGGTACTGCCAATACGGGCAGTGAATACACAAAAAAGGAACTATATGCCATATCAAGCGTCGTCAGAATGCAAATGGTGAAGTTAGCAcgtgaagatgaaaagccTGGCAAGCGAAAGATAGCCGAGGTAGACAAAAAGGCTGAAAGCGGTGTAAAGAAAGTTAAGAAGCATCGTacatcaaaaaagaagggggAGGGTATGGTTTATAAGACGTTGAGTAGCAGTTTTGAGCTTTAG
- the TRM7 gene encoding tRNA (uridine-2'-O-)-methyltransferase trm7, producing MGKSSKDKRDIYYRKAKEQGWRARSAFKLLQLNEEFDLFKGVTRVVDLCAAPGSWSQALSKEIFGKPHSDDARIVAVDLQPMSPIDHVTTLQADITHPKTLEKILEIFGGEKADFVCSDGAPDVTGLHDLDEYIQAQLILSALQLATCVLKVGGTFVAKVFRGRDIDLLYGQLSYLFDKVICAKPRASRSSSLESFIVCIGYRPRPGWKPELRPDVSTEEFFQGMGIGRAKLNDDLSVDDEERKIAPFIACGDLNGSYDSDATYPIDKKDASSDSKKSLDPVQMPTAPPYKKALEMKRKGELRVTK from the coding sequence ATGGGTAAGAGCAGTAAAGATAAGAGAGATATCTATTACAGAAAAGCAAAGGAGCAGGGATGGAGAGCAAGATCTGCATTtaagcttcttcaactaaatgaagaatttgatttattcaaaGGTGTCACAAGGGTTGTCGATTTATGCGCTGCGCCTGGATCGTGGTCTCAGGCTTTAAGCAAGGAAATCTTTGGAAAGCCACATTCAGATGATGCACGAATCGTTGCAGTCGATTTACAACCTATGTCCCCGATTGATCACGTGACTACGCTACAGGCAGATATCACACATCCGAAAACTTTAGAGAAGATTCTGGAGATTTTTGGAGGAGAGAAGGCAGACTTTGTTTGCTCTGATGGTGCCCCAGATGTGACGGGATTGCATGACTTGGACGAATACATCCAGGCACAGTTAATATTGAGTGCACTTCAACTAGCAACTTGTGTTCTTAAAGTTGGAGGAACGTTTGTGGCCAAAGTGTTTAGAGGCAGAGACATTGATCTTCTGTATGGTCAGTTATCTTACTTGTTTGATAAGGTGATTTGCGCCAAGCCTAGAGCTTCCAGAAGTAGTTCTCTGGAATCGTTTATAGTATGCATTGGATATAGGCCTAGACCAGGTTGGAAACCAGAGTTAAGGCCAGATGTTTCGACCGAAGAGTTTTTCCAAGGAATGGGAATAGGGCGCGCGAAATTAAACGATGATTTGAGTGTTGATGAcgaagagagaaagattGCACCTTTTATAGCGTGTGGAGATTTAAACGGAAGCTACGATTCGGATGCGACGTATCCGATAGATAAGAAGGATGCTTCTAGTGACAGTAAGAAGAGCTTAGATCCGGTGCAGATGCCTACCGCTCCCCCAtacaaaaaagcattagagatgaaaaggaaGGGGGAGCTTAGAGTGACCAAATAA